A single genomic interval of Alistipes provencensis harbors:
- a CDS encoding low molecular weight protein-tyrosine-phosphatase, with product MESKTRILFVCLGNICRSPAADGIMHDIVKKRGVADRFTIDSAGTYGGHRGELPDARMRSAASRRGYVLTHRSRQVSEEDFGRFDMIVAMDDMNYETLNRLAPSREAARKIYRMAEFCRRHPDRTYVPDPYYEGHEGFELVLDMLEDGCEGIMEYLRNPARN from the coding sequence ATGGAATCGAAAACAAGGATTTTATTCGTCTGTCTGGGCAATATTTGCCGCTCCCCGGCCGCCGACGGCATCATGCACGACATCGTGAAGAAGCGGGGAGTCGCCGACCGCTTTACGATCGACTCGGCGGGTACCTATGGAGGACACCGGGGCGAACTGCCCGATGCACGCATGCGCAGCGCCGCTTCGCGCCGGGGTTATGTGCTGACACACCGCTCTCGGCAGGTGAGCGAGGAGGATTTCGGTCGTTTCGACATGATCGTCGCCATGGACGACATGAACTACGAGACGCTTAACCGGCTGGCACCTTCCCGCGAGGCCGCCCGCAAAATATACCGCATGGCGGAGTTCTGCCGCCGCCATCCCGACCGCACATACGTTCCCGACCCCTATTACGAGGGACACGAGGGTTTCGAGCTGGTGCTCGACATGCTGGAGGACGGCTGCGAGGGGATAATGGAATATCTTAGAAATCCAGCCCGAAACTGA
- a CDS encoding DoxX family protein, translated as MEKKMTDWIGQYRCMDWAVLYMRLFAGAMMLFHNIGKIQNYNEIIDSYPTVLNISPAVVFAVVSVAEVLLAVLIIMGLWVRKAAFVMALGILLMFVRGGFGAGEPEFVWLGIYVFLIVSGGGFYGFDTALAATGGKK; from the coding sequence ATGGAAAAGAAAATGACGGACTGGATCGGACAATACCGCTGCATGGACTGGGCCGTGCTCTACATGCGGCTGTTCGCGGGGGCCATGATGCTGTTTCACAACATCGGCAAAATACAGAATTACAACGAGATAATCGACTCGTATCCGACCGTGCTCAACATCAGTCCCGCCGTCGTGTTCGCTGTCGTGTCGGTTGCCGAAGTGCTGTTGGCGGTGCTCATCATCATGGGGCTGTGGGTCCGGAAAGCGGCTTTCGTGATGGCGCTGGGTATCCTCCTGATGTTCGTCCGGGGAGGATTCGGCGCCGGGGAACCCGAATTCGTATGGCTGGGCATCTATGTCTTTCTGATCGTTTCGGGAGGCGGATTTTACGGATTCGACACCGCTCTCGCCGCCACGGGCGGAAAAAAGTGA
- a CDS encoding BamA/TamA family outer membrane protein produces MLRRTAALILVLSGSFLTGRAQEEGTRIADGDTLHYTYTPLPQEAPRKKPFLRRVVDYFGESTIDKTFEKKIDFTFAGGPSYSKNTSFGIGLLAAGLYRLDRTDSITAPSDISIFANVSVSGFYALGVTGNNIFAHNKRRINYTVMFASAPRSFWGIGYDAGRNNPESTYSEKRYLVEGRYLHEFLPHTYIGGLVSFEHTKGLKFTEPAYLRGEKLKYTATGIGAILEYDSRDFIPNPFRGVYVSFQETLFPKGLGNCGKTLWRTTFTADAYQRVWKDGVLAADLYAVFNTDGTPWPMLARMGGSQRMRGYYQGRYTDNDMITLQIELRQRIWRRIGCAVWGGAGNVFPSLGEFDWSQTLPNYGVGFRWELKKRVNVRLDYGFGKKTSGFLLSINEAF; encoded by the coding sequence ATGCTGCGCAGAACCGCCGCCCTGATTCTCGTGCTCTCAGGCTCGTTCCTTACGGGGCGGGCTCAGGAGGAGGGCACCCGTATTGCAGACGGCGACACGCTGCACTACACCTACACCCCGCTGCCGCAGGAGGCTCCCCGAAAGAAACCCTTCCTGCGGCGCGTCGTCGATTATTTCGGGGAGTCGACCATCGACAAGACCTTCGAGAAGAAGATCGACTTCACCTTCGCCGGAGGACCCAGCTATTCGAAGAACACGAGTTTCGGCATCGGCCTGCTGGCGGCGGGACTCTACCGTCTCGACCGCACGGACTCGATCACGGCGCCTTCCGACATCTCGATCTTCGCCAACGTCTCGGTTTCGGGATTCTATGCGCTGGGCGTGACGGGAAACAACATCTTCGCGCACAACAAGCGCCGCATAAACTATACGGTGATGTTCGCCTCGGCGCCCCGCAGTTTCTGGGGCATCGGCTACGACGCGGGGCGTAACAATCCCGAGAGCACCTACTCCGAGAAACGCTATCTGGTCGAGGGGCGTTACCTGCACGAGTTCCTGCCCCACACCTATATCGGCGGACTGGTGAGCTTCGAGCACACGAAGGGCCTGAAATTCACCGAACCGGCGTACCTCCGCGGGGAGAAGCTGAAATACACGGCGACGGGTATCGGAGCCATCCTCGAATACGATTCGCGCGACTTCATCCCCAACCCGTTCCGGGGCGTCTATGTGAGTTTTCAGGAGACGCTCTTCCCGAAAGGGCTCGGAAACTGCGGCAAAACGCTGTGGCGCACGACTTTCACGGCCGACGCTTACCAGCGGGTGTGGAAAGACGGCGTTCTCGCCGCCGACCTCTACGCGGTGTTCAACACCGACGGTACGCCGTGGCCGATGCTCGCCCGCATGGGCGGCAGCCAGCGGATGCGCGGCTACTATCAGGGCCGCTACACGGACAACGACATGATTACGCTGCAAATCGAGCTGCGCCAGCGCATCTGGCGGCGCATCGGATGCGCGGTCTGGGGCGGCGCGGGCAACGTGTTCCCGTCGCTCGGCGAGTTCGACTGGTCGCAGACGCTGCCCAACTACGGCGTCGGCTTCCGGTGGGAGCTCAAAAAAAGAGTTAACGTTCGCCTTGATTACGGATTCGGCAAGAAAACAAGCGGTTTCCTGCTAAGCATAAACGAGGCATTTTAA